AAGGCGCGATGAAGGACGGCGTGCCGGGCAAAACCCATTTTGTCAACCGGAGCTGAAATGGCCGGGCTCCGAAGTATCCGCTCAGCCGGCGAAATTACCGCTGCCGAAGCGGTCTGCCGGCGGAGGGCCTGACCCGACGGAGGGCACCCTCACGGATTTCCGGCTTTCCGGAGAAGCTCCCGGAAAAAACGTCTGGTGGCACCCCACGGGATAGCCGGGAAATATTTCAGGCTCTTTTTCTGTCTGATGCGCCAGCTGTTATACCCCACCATGACGATATTCCAGACGTAACCCAGGGTTATGAGGAACATATGATTGGGAAACGGCGCGCGGGTCCAGCCACGCCCCCACTCCGACCACGCAATGTGGTAGTAGAGCGGAGACTGGTAAAACCATGCCGACAACACCGAGATCAGGATAACCAAAAGAATCACTGTGAACTGGTAATTCAGGATCTGCTTTCCGGCTCTGTCCACAGCCCTGTCCCGGTCTTTCAGCACCACCCAAATCAGCAGCGGGGCGAGAATCCACAACAGGAAATGCACATACATGCCCAGCAGCGAAAGGTTGATGAAATGCAGGTAGCGGCCGGTGTCCCCCTCTTCCGCCCGGGTGAGCTGCCCCGTTGCAACACCCAGCGCTTCGGCGATTCGTTGCAGTGTATCGCCCCTGGGAGTAGTGTCGCCGGCTTCGATCCGCTGAATCGTTCGAATGTTGACCCCGGCTTTTTCGGCGAGCAGATCCTGCGACCATCCCAAAGCACTCCTTTTCTCCCTGATCTGACGCGATACTTCACTGCGACTCATATCTGCATGTTTTGATGGCGGTTGACCCGGACCCCGTCCGGCACACTGTCGAAATCCTACCGAATATACATCATCCGGGGAACGGCGAACACGACATTAACACGTCATTTCGATGACATACCGCCTTCGTTCGCAAACTGGATACACTTCCTCCCGCCCGGATGAGCTGCCCCGCATACATGCCGGCAGCGGCTATCCCTGCTCCGGCTGCCTTTCGTCCACCGCCTTTACGTCGTGTACACCGAATTGAACAGCACATAATCGGTGGTCAGGTCCGAGCCCCAGGCCACTGCCGTGGCATCGCCGTCGCACATGTCCATTTTCACACTGATGTGCGATTCGCGCAGCAGCTTTTTCATGAAGTTCCGGTCGTATTTGACCGGTTTGCCTTTTGCAAGTACCTTCACCCGCTCTTTTTCATTGCCCAGATAGAGATCCACCGTCGTGTAGTCGAACGGAACGCCTGCATTACCGGCCGCCGAGACGATGCGTCCCCAATTCGGGTCACGGCCGAACATCGCGGTCTTGACCAGGTTGGAGCTGGATATGTTCCGGGCGAGTTTACGCGCTACCGCTTTGTCCGGCGCATTCTCTACCCGGTATTCGACAAATTTGGAGGAGCCCTCTCCGTCGGAGATGATCAGTTTTGCAAGATGCTGCATCATCTCCCTGAGCTTGTTGCGGAAGACCTTGTAGTCTGCGTGGTTCGCATTGGTCAGCCGGTCGTTGCCGGCCTTGCCGTTTGCCAGCACCGCAACCATGTCGTTGGTGGAGGTGTCTCCGTCGACGGTGATCATGTTGAACGTGTCATCCACCGCTTCGGAAACCGCCTTCTGAAGCAGTTTCGGCTCAATATCAGCATCCGTCACGATAAAACCGAGCATGGTGGCCATGTTGGGGTGGATCATGCCGGACCCCTTCGCGATACCGGCCATATTGACCTCCCGGCCATCCAGCGTAAACTCCAGAAACCCCTCTTTGGCAAAGGTGTCGGTGGTGAGAATTGCGTTGGCGGCAAACGAGCCCGCCGACGACCGGTTGGTCAGCTTGGGGGCATTTTCCCTGATGCCTTCCACGATATCCTCCGTGGGGAAGGGTTCACCGATCACACCGGTGGAAGAGACAATCACCAGGTCCTCATCGATCTCCAGGCTTTCAGCCAGGGTTTTCACCATTGCCTGGGCGCCTTCGTACCCCTGCTCGCCGGTGCACGCGTTCGCATTGCCGGCATTGACCACAATGGCCTGGGCCAGCCCGTTCTTCACATGCTCCCGCGATATTTTGATCGGTTCGGCAATGACCTGGTTCTGAGTGAACACCGCGCCAACACTGGCGGGTACATCGGAATAGATGATAGCCAGGTCTCTTCGCAAGGATTTGACACCCGAATGGGCTCCCCAGCATGTGAACCCTCGTACATTGGTAATATTTTTGATCATATCGATATGATTTTTTGCCGGACTGTTACTTTCCGGTTTGATTATAACGTTAATTAGATCTGCGACTCGCATCCGGTCCACCGGCCGGTTACCGGATTGCCTGCAGACGAAACTCCCGAGGCTGTCATCGCCGGCGGGTGTTCCTTACCGCCGGCTATCTTCATCATCGACAGTCGCGATCGGGAATGCGGATACCGGGCACCCGGAGGAGATCCGGTTCCGCTACAGCCGCCTTACGGGTTGATCGGCACCTGCCCGAGCCCCTGGGCCTCATCAAAGCCAAACATGACATTCATATTCTGAACGGCGAGGCCGGCCGCCCCCTTTACCAGATTGTCAATCGCGCTTATGATGATCACGTTTCCGGTGCGATCGTCATAGTCGACGTAAATATTGCAGTAGTTGCTGGCCCTGACATCCTTCAGTGTGGGCGGATTCTGGCACAGCCTGACAAACGGCTTGCCCCGGTAATAATCGCGGTACATCTCTTCCAGGCGTTGTTTCCCGTTGCCGGCCCAGCCGGATTCGTCCTCCGGCCGCGCATACACGGTAGTCAGGATACCACGGTCCACCGGCAGCAGGTGCGGGGTGAACTGAACCGGTCCCAGGCCACCTGCCACATCTTCCAGAATGCTCTGGATCTCAATGGTATGGCGGTGCGTCTTCACCCCGTACGCCTTGAAATTGTCGTTCACATTCGAAAACATGTTGGTGGCGGAGGCCTTGATCCCCGCGCCGGTCACACCGGTTTTGGAATCAATGATGATGCCGTCCCTGCGGATTTCTCCGGATGCGGTCAGAGGTGCCAGCGACAGAATCGCGCCGGTCGGGAAGCATCCGGGATTGGCGACCAGGGCCGCATTGCGAATCCGGTCGGCATAGAGTTCGGGCAATCCGTACACGGCATCTGCAAACCCCTGCGGATAGACGTGTTTTTTGGGATACCACTGCTCATAGACCTCCGGCGAGGCCAGACGAAAATCCCCCGAGAAATCAACCATGCGGAAGTCACGGCCGGCAAACCGTTTTACGTAATCCATCGACACCCCGTGCGGAAGCGCCAGGAATACCAGATCCAGATCGGTATTGTCTACCTGATCCGCTTTATGCAGCACATCATCCACGATGCCGTGAAAAAACGGATGGACATCCGAAAATTTCTCTCCGGCCCGGGACTCGGAGGTAATCAGGGCGATCTCCACCCCCGGATGCTGCGCGAGTATACGTACGATTTCCGATCCGGTGTAACCGGTAGCCCCGATAACACCAACTTTCTTCCTGTTCATCATAATATTATCAGCTTACATTCATTTGTTTTCAGCACTGTTTTCGTGCATCCGTATGTGTTCCTGCCGGCCAGGCGGCCTGGTCCTGCACACGGCAGTAACTGCTGCCCGGCGTAAAATCGGCAACATGATCCGGGTTGAGGCGGAGTGATTGATTCAGAGGATGGTTGTGCCGACGGGTTCGCGCCTGCCGACCGCCAGCAGCTGTTCGGGGTCGGTTCCATTCAGGATGACAGCCGAGCGGGCACCGTTTTTGAGCGCAATGGCACAGGCTTCTGTCTTGGGGATCATCCCCCCCTGAATCACTCCTTCCTCTTCCAGTGTTGCGATATCGGACGCCCGGAGTTCGGTCACCAGCGACGACGGATCGTTGATGTCCCGCAACAAACCGTCAACGTCGGTCAGTACAATGAACTTTTCGGCTCCGAGCGCTCCTGCAAGGTGACCGGCAAACATGTCGGCGTTTACGTTATATTCGTTGCTGTCCACATCGGCGGCCAGACAGGCAAGCACCGGGATGTACTCATGATCCAGCAGCAGATGGAGCAGGTGCGTATCCATGCTTACCACATCGCCAACCTGACCCAGGTCGTGCTCTTCGACATGGCCATCGACCTCTTTTCTGTGCATCCGCTTGACCGCCGTGGCAATTTTTCCGTCTTTGCCGGAAAGCCCAACCGCTTTGTAGCCTAGCTTATTGACCAGCCTGACCAGCGCGCCGTTGACCTGGCCTTTCAGCGCCTTTTCCACATGCTCCAGCGCTTCAGGGGTGGTTACCCGGTGCCCGTCTATAAATTCCGACTCGATATTGGCCTGAAGCAGCGCCTCCTTGATAAAGGGTCCGCCGCCATGAGCAATTACAACATTGAAACCGTAGTTCTGAAGCAGGCAGATATTCTTGACGACCTGCTGCCTGAGAGAGTCTTCGGTCATGGCATTACCGCCATACTTAACAACAATAATCGGTTTTTGCTGATCCATTTTTTCGTTTGGATGACTATTTCTTTTCAATCCTTCAAAATACGGTATTCTCGGGACGATATCGAATCGGATTGCCCGGCCAGCCCTGCTGCGGATCCGGATGATGCGGTTCGAAGGCAAAGGCAAAAAGGGTGGCACGGGCAAAGCAAGGCACCGGCAACCGGATCATTTACACGGAACGGGACTTGCAAATCTGTTCAGCAGCCGGGTACAGGCTTCCGTAACCGGGGTACAGGCTGCGATCTGCCAATGGCGTGAGGTACGTTGTCTTCGGACACGATTCCAGGTGGCGGCCGGGTACGGGCTGCGGGGCTGCGACCCGAAGCCGCATCAGAAGAACGTGAAATAGAAGAAGGTGACGGCGACGAACAGGAACACGATGGTCATCCCCCCGCCCGCTTTAAAATAGTCGCTGGTACGATATCCGCCGGCGGTCATCAGCAGCGCGTTCACCTGATGGGTGGGCAGCACGAACGAATTGCCGGCACTAACGGCGGCCAGCAGCACCAGGGGGCGGGGATCCACCCCGGCCAGCGTACCGATGCTCACCACCAGCGGGGCGAGCACCACAACCGCGCCCACATTCGACATCACCAGAGAAAAAATGGTCGACAGCAGGGCGACTGTTAACAGCAGCAGATAGATGTGGCTTCCCTCCACTACGATCATCACATTGCGGGCCAGGAACTCGGCTGCTCCGGAGTTTTGCATGGCCACTCCGAGCGGTATGAGTCCGACGAGCAGAAACACCACCTTCCACTCAATCGCCTTGTAGGCATCCTGGATGGTCATCACACGGGAGAGCACCATGGCGATCGCACCGGTCAGAAACGCGATGGAGATGGAGAACCCGGACATTGCCAGGCCGATGGCCAGCAGAAAGCTGCCGACGGCGGGCACGGTCCCGGACCGGTCACGCGGAGCCACCTCAAACGGGGTGACCACAACGAAGGGATCGCTGTTTTGAAGATCCCGGATATGAGGCCACGGGCCGTAGATGATAAACGTATCACCGGGTTGGATCTCGTGGTCGGAAATATCGCCCTGGATTTTTCTGCCCTGACTGAAAATCATCAGCGGTTCCACCGCATAGCGTTTGCGCATGGAAAATTTGCGGATGGTCTGGCCGACCAGCTCCGATCGCGGTGGCACTACCACCTCCACAAAGCCCGACTCATCGGGGTCATCGAGACTGTGAAACATGTGATGATCACTGGCCGGCTCCAGTTTATGCACCGATACAAACTCTTTGATGCGCTCGTCATCTCCGTAAAGCGCCAGGGTCTGATCCTGCTCAAAACGGGTCTCGCGCCAGGGGGCGTAGTCGGCGTACTGATCGTGGGAAAGCGCCAGGATGTTCAGGGCGTAATCGCGCCATACACCGGATTCTTCGACGGTTTTTCCGATAAGCGGACTCTCTCCGGGGATGCGGAAATAGCGGATGTTCTGCGACAGGCTGAAGGCGTCAATCAGTTTTTCCTGCTCGGTTAGCTCCTGCCGCGCCTCGCCGGAACCCTGTGGCAGCACAAACTTTCCGAACAGCAGAAAAAACAGGATGGCTGCAAGCAGAAGAGCGATTCCAACCGGTGTGACCGCAAAGAGTCCGTAGGGCTCCAGATCCGCATTCTGGAGCAGATCGTTTGTGAGGATCAGGTGGCCCGAACCAACCATGGTGAGGGTTCCGCCGATGATCGCGGCAAAGCCAATCGGCATGATCAGCTCAGAGGCCGAAATCTTGATGCGGCGGGAGATGTCCAGAATACTCGGCAGGAACAGAGCCGCGGCGCCGATGTTCTGAATTACGCCGGAAAGTGTGCCCACCGACAGGGAAAATACCCCGAGGATGCCGGTTTTGCCGGTACCCACCTTGCGAAGCACCGCCTTTGAAAACCGCGACATGATTCCGGTGCGCGATATCCCCTCCCCCATGATCATGACGGCAATCATCGCCACCACGGCATTGCTGGAAAAACCGGAAAGCGCCTCGCTGGTGGAGAGGATCCCGGTCCAGCTCAGGGCCAGCATCGCCAGCAGTGCGGTTACGTCGATGCGGATAATCTCCGTAACCAGGAAAATGACTGTCAATCCCATTATTGTGAGAACAATCAGTATTTCGGCATCCATAGAATCGGCGATTGGTTTTCAGGGTGGCAGTGAGTTTCGCTGCCAATAGTTCTAACCACTGGTTATTTCTGTCTTCTTGCTTGTTTTATAGCTGCAGAGGATTTCGCTGCCTTCCGCTTCTGAAAGTTGAAAAAATCGGGACGGATGGAGTCCCCAACACCCGACTGTTTTGAAAGTCACGGCTCGGACCCGGTTGACGCCCTGCATCCCGGACGCGACGGACTCCATGTACCGAATATCGCAAAAAACATCAGATAATGAACCCGGGCCTTGACAATATATAAAATATATATTTATTTCGATATATGAATATTGTTTCTGTGACGGGGATTAGGTAAACTGGCGTCATTGGTACCGGGCGGATGCAGGTCGTCCTGGTGCCCGCTGCTGTCGGCGCAGGCACGTAAACGGTCACCTCTATGCGGTATCGTTTAAAAATCATCCTGACTGCTGACAGCGCCAGTTCCGTAAATGGTCGGAGTGATCCCCGGAGATCGTCGCCGGGGGCAGTTACCCCTCCGCCCGAAACCAAATAGTGATACCCTATGACCCGACAGGAAGCGGAAAAATTGCTAACAGAGTGGATATCCGGTGATAATCTCCGGCATCATTGCCATATGGTCGCCGCTGCCATGGAAGGATATGCGCGTCATCTTGCCAAGAGCCCGGACGAAACCGACCGGTGGTGGCTGGCCGGTCTGCTTCATGACCTCGACTGGGAGAAGCAGCCGGATGAGCACCCCAACTATGCGCTTGCGCACATCTTCCCGCAAACGGACCTTCCCGAGGATGTTACCGACGCTATTCGGGCGCATGCCCCCGAACGTACCGGTGCCGAACCGGAAACAGAGATTGCGCGATACCTGTTTGCCTGCGATGAAATCAGCGGATTCATGCATGCGGTTTCCCTGATGCGGCCTGAAGGGTTTTCGGGAATGAAGGCCAAGTCGGTAACTAAAAAGATGAAAGACAAACGGTTCGCCGCCAATGTGAGTCGTGATGACATCCGCAAGGGTGCGGAACTGATCGATTCCGATCTGGGGGATCATATTCTGTTTCTGGCAGGGGTCTTCGACGCTGAAAAATAATATTGAATAAAAACAACGTTTTGTTCACGGAAAAAGCGGGGTCGTGCGTCTACTTCCTGTACCGCCCGACGCTCAGGTCCGGGTATTGCCCCTTCACTCTGTCGTACAGCTTTTTCCGTTTATGTCTCTCTTTTTGGTGTCAGCTTCAGCCTCCGCGCACTCCATGGCCAAAATCGCAACGGCCATCTCCCTCACCACGCTCTTTCTTCTGTCGGGAATATCTGTTCAGCCGGCGGAATCTTCCGCCCGGATACCGGCAAAAAGCTCCACAACCGGGTCATCTGCACTGGGCGACAACCGTGTCAGCCAGACGCACACCGACATCCCTCCGGTTCACTGGGGTGAAGAAGGCCGGCGCGAGAATATGATCGAAACGGCCTCCTCCCCCGCCAACCGCTGGAGGCAATATGGAAACACGCCGCTGCCGGATCCAGAGTACGCCACTCACGGTCCGCTGGTACCGGCATTCCCGGGCGCGGAAGGATACGGTGCCTACTCGTTCGGCGGGCGGGGCGGAACGGTTTACCGGGTGACCAACCTCGACAACAGCGGTCCCGGTTCCCTGCGCCGGGCGGCCCAGGCTTCGGGACCTCGCATCATCGTGTTTGATGTCTCCGGCACCATCGAGCTCACTACACCGATCCGCGTCTATCACCCCTATATGACCATCGCCGGGCAAACCGCTCCGGGTGACGGAATCACCGTAGCCGGACAGCAATTCGATGTACGAACCCACGATGTAGTCATCCGGCATATGCGCTTCCGACATGGCAATGACGGAAGATACAGCGATGACGAATGGACCCTTCGGGTCAGAGGCGCGAACTACGTAGTACTGGACCATGTCACGGCAACCTGGGGAGTCGACGGCAACCTGGGAGTAACTCACTCCGACAACATAACGGTGCAGAACAGCATGCTGGCCAAACCGCTGTACCGGTCGGTCCACGAAAAAGGGAACCGCGCCTATGGAGCCCTGGTGCGCGGGCGCCATGGTGCACGCTACAGTTTTCTGGCGAATCTGTGGACCAATCACCGGGCAAGGGTACCAAGACCCGGCAATTACGTTCCGTTTTTACAGGATCCCGACGGACTGCAAATTGATTTTCGCAATAATGTGATGCTCGACGGCGTGGGCGCCAATTACGACGATGACACCGTCACCAAGTACAACTTTGTGAACAACTACGCTCTGACCAACTGGCGGCTCATTGAGCAAAGCAGATACTCGCAGGGGTATTTCGAAGGAAACTTTCGGCAGGGGTCGATTCCCGCCGATCAGTACAGTATGGTTCAGCTGGGTGGCAACATCAGCCGAAGCGACCACGAACAGTCGGAACCGTTCGATCCGGGTCCGGTTACCACTCGCAGCGCCCATGAAGCCTGGGAATTTGTCTCCTCGGAAGCCGGGGCCTGGCCGAGGGACGAGCATGACACCTATGTGCTGCAGGAACTTGTGAACTACCACGCCGAGCACATCGAAGGCAGTGAGGCCCCTTACAGCCTGCCCGCATGGTGGCGAACCGGCCGCATTGACCACCAGGATGAGGTCGGCGGCCTCCCGAACCTGGAAACCGCCCGTCTGCCGGCCGATTCGAACCAGAACGGCATCCCCGACTGGTGGGAAGAAGAGCACGGCCTTGACTCGAGCGATCCGGACCTCGCCGTGCGGGATGACAACGGCAACGGGTACACCAATATCGAGGATTACCTGAACTGGCTGGCCAATCCGGACGGCCTGTTCCTGGATCGTCACCCGAGATACGGCGGAGAGATAGATTACGTTCCTCAACCGCCCGACCTGATCCAGCCTCACCAGCACGCTGCAAACGTGGATTTATCCCCCCACTTTCTCTGGAGCACCTCCGAAAGCTCCGATCAGTACCAGCTTCGGATCTATGAGGGGATCAATGCCGAGCGGCTGGTGGTGGATACGACCCTTGCTGAAACCGGGTTGCATTACCCCGGCGAGCTTCAGCCGAACGAAACCTACACCTGGGCCGTGCGTGGCATCAGCCCGGATGGAGAACCCGGCATCTGGTCAAGTTCGCGCATGTTCTTCACGAGGCATGTCACCTCTGCCGGCAGCGAAGAAGCCGTTACGGAATACCGCCTGGATGCCAACTACCCGAACCCATTCAATCCATCCACACTTATCGGATTTGCCATTCCGGAGCGGGGCCATGTAACACTGGAAGTATTTGACCTGACCGGCAGGCGCGTCGCCACGCTGGTCGACGAGACCCGGGAGGTCGGACACCATACCGTCACGTTCGATGCATCACAACTGACCAGCGGTGTCTACCTGTATCGCATGCAAACGGACCGTTTTGTGACAACACGCAAGCTGACGCTCATCAAATAGTATCATATTGCCACAGGCTGCCACAGGAGCTTTTATCCTCATGTAAACCGACAGTCAGGGGGATTCTCCTGGGGTGATACGAATCTGACTTAAAATGATTGCGGCGGCGGAACGTCTCCTCTGATTTTAAATGATTGCGGCGGCGTATCATCACCCGGTGCCGCGTTGCGAAGGAAGCGCGCATTCGGAAATTATGAGCTGTTTTTGAATGGCCGCGCCTTTCCGCGTGTTGATGTTGAATAAGTAGCACCGACTTCAATTGCTGCACCCATTTATTCTACCAAACCGCGGAGAGAATATGAGCACACTGAATGGAAAGCGCGTTTTAATGTTCGTTGATGATGTATACGAAGACCTGGAGCTTTGGTACCCCAAGCTGCGGCTCACTGAAGAAGGTGCCGAAGTGGTGGTTGCCGGTCCGGAGGAAGGGGTCGTTTACAAGGGGAAACACGGGTATCCTTGCAGGTCGGATGCAGCCATTGCCGATATGCAATCCGGAGATTTCGATGCGCTGGTGCTTCCCGGCGGGTTTGCTCCGGACAAGCTCAGGCGGGATCCCCGCGTACTCAAACTCACCCTTGAATTCCATGAAGACGGCAAACCGCTGGCGCATATCTGTCATGCCGGGTGGATTCCCATTTCGGCCGATATCATGAAAGGATACCGGTGCACCTCCACACCGGGCATCAAGGACGACCTCAAAAATGCCGGTGCCGAATGGGTGGATGAAGAAGTGGTGGTGGACCGTCACCAGATCAGCAGCCGCAACCCCAACGACCTTCCCGCGTTTTGCCGGGAAATCATCAAGCTGATGAGCTGATTTATCCGAAAACCTGAGCCGAGCTGATATGCCCGAAGAGCGGAACTGATTTATTCGAAGTGCGGAGCAGCGGGCCGGAACCGGATGGCGCGGTGGGCGGAGGTCACCTCACCCCATCCACCCAAGAAAAAGATACCATCCGGTGAGCGTCAGTATGGATGCGGGGGTTCCGATGCCCACAATCAGTGAGGCCAGCCGGGGATTGAGGCCGTAGCTGGTGGCCAGTATCGAACCGGTGACCATCGGCGGCATGGCTGCCATCATGATGCTCACATCAAACGCCAGGCCTTCGCCTCCCAAAACCATCACATAGAGAACAAACAGGAGGAGTGGGGCCAGAATCAGTTTATAGGCCAGTGCCGATGAGAGTGGGTTCAGGATAGATCCGCCGGTGGATCCGAGGCGTATCTGGAGTCCGACGGAGATCAAAGCGATCGGCGTCAGGGTCGCGGCAAAACTCTCAAGCACGCCAAGCACCACCCCTCCCGGCTGCACATTCACAAAATTCATCAAAAGCGCCGCCGTGAAAAAGATAAATGGAGGAAACGTGGCGACCTTCCGCAGCACCACTCTTTTACGGGTCTTGCCGGTAGCATAGATGCTGGCGACAATCACACCCAGCGTGCTGGTTACTACAAAGGTTCCGGGCTGGTCAACCATCAGTGCAATTTGGAGTCCTTCGGGGCCGTACAGGGCTTCCATCACCGGGAAACCTACAAACGCGGTGTTGCCTAGACCGGCAGTGAGAATGATGCAACCGGCCGTCTTCCGATCCCACCCCATCCGTCCGGAGAGCGCACGCACCAGCAGCATGGAAGCGAAAAACACGATCCAGGCCGTTGCGACCGGAAACAGCAGATCGGCGGCAATTTCCATACCGGGTATGTGGATGAGCGCCAGCGAAGGCAATGCGACATAGATCAGGTACTGATTCAGGGCCAGATGGGTGTTCTCCGGGAATGCCGGTATCCGGCGAATCACCATACCGATCAGCAGGCTGACGGCAATCAGTGCAAGGGGTGCTACAGGCTCCATCAACTGAAAAAAGATTGCGGTTTCGATTACATATCAGGTCGGTCCGGGCGTGGCAACACGTCGGCTTGGACCATGCTCTAATATAGCATGTCGACAGCGAATACTCAGCCCCGGAAATCAAAACGGCAGACGGTTTTCGCAAGTTAGTGCCCCGTTTGGTGACTTTGGATTGCTTTACTCCTGCCGATGGTGTAAATACGGGCGGTGCGTTTCCGCGGATCCGAATGCGCCGGGTCCCGTGCACCTCATGCGCGGACATGCCTGGCGGCGAGGGGAATTGGCAATCAGGTTGCTGCCATACCGTCGGTACTCATGCGCGGATACGCATGCCCGCGAGGGTCGTAAGGGCGTATGACGCGGCGGCGATGCCCATCACCACACCGAAACCGGACTCCAGCGCAACCAGCGTCGCCAATGCCGTGGCCGAGACCGACAGGCAGCTGTCGATGCCGCAGGCCCAGGGAATCTGCGACGCGTTGCTGCCGGACAGCAGCCGCAGGCCGAAGGGAAACATCATCCCCATGAAAAAGGCCGGTGGCGCAAGAAGGATGGTAACGCTGATGATTTTCAGGACCAGTGGCCACGACATGCTGATATCCAGCAGCGGCATGAGCAGCAGGGAGTAGGCGAGCACAAGCGCCACAATAGTGCCTCCGGTCCGCAGGAGGATGCGCCGGGTCGGC
The sequence above is drawn from the Balneolales bacterium ANBcel1 genome and encodes:
- a CDS encoding type 1 glutamine amidotransferase is translated as MSTLNGKRVLMFVDDVYEDLELWYPKLRLTEEGAEVVVAGPEEGVVYKGKHGYPCRSDAAIADMQSGDFDALVLPGGFAPDKLRRDPRVLKLTLEFHEDGKPLAHICHAGWIPISADIMKGYRCTSTPGIKDDLKNAGAEWVDEEVVVDRHQISSRNPNDLPAFCREIIKLMS
- the argB gene encoding acetylglutamate kinase, with translation MDQQKPIIVVKYGGNAMTEDSLRQQVVKNICLLQNYGFNVVIAHGGGPFIKEALLQANIESEFIDGHRVTTPEALEHVEKALKGQVNGALVRLVNKLGYKAVGLSGKDGKIATAVKRMHRKEVDGHVEEHDLGQVGDVVSMDTHLLHLLLDHEYIPVLACLAADVDSNEYNVNADMFAGHLAGALGAEKFIVLTDVDGLLRDINDPSSLVTELRASDIATLEEEGVIQGGMIPKTEACAIALKNGARSAVILNGTDPEQLLAVGRREPVGTTIL
- the argC gene encoding N-acetyl-gamma-glutamyl-phosphate reductase, with protein sequence MMNRKKVGVIGATGYTGSEIVRILAQHPGVEIALITSESRAGEKFSDVHPFFHGIVDDVLHKADQVDNTDLDLVFLALPHGVSMDYVKRFAGRDFRMVDFSGDFRLASPEVYEQWYPKKHVYPQGFADAVYGLPELYADRIRNAALVANPGCFPTGAILSLAPLTASGEIRRDGIIIDSKTGVTGAGIKASATNMFSNVNDNFKAYGVKTHRHTIEIQSILEDVAGGLGPVQFTPHLLPVDRGILTTVYARPEDESGWAGNGKQRLEEMYRDYYRGKPFVRLCQNPPTLKDVRASNYCNIYVDYDDRTGNVIIISAIDNLVKGAAGLAVQNMNVMFGFDEAQGLGQVPINP
- a CDS encoding HD domain-containing protein — protein: MTRQEAEKLLTEWISGDNLRHHCHMVAAAMEGYARHLAKSPDETDRWWLAGLLHDLDWEKQPDEHPNYALAHIFPQTDLPEDVTDAIRAHAPERTGAEPETEIARYLFACDEISGFMHAVSLMRPEGFSGMKAKSVTKKMKDKRFAANVSRDDIRKGAELIDSDLGDHILFLAGVFDAEK
- a CDS encoding T9SS type A sorting domain-containing protein, with protein sequence MAKIATAISLTTLFLLSGISVQPAESSARIPAKSSTTGSSALGDNRVSQTHTDIPPVHWGEEGRRENMIETASSPANRWRQYGNTPLPDPEYATHGPLVPAFPGAEGYGAYSFGGRGGTVYRVTNLDNSGPGSLRRAAQASGPRIIVFDVSGTIELTTPIRVYHPYMTIAGQTAPGDGITVAGQQFDVRTHDVVIRHMRFRHGNDGRYSDDEWTLRVRGANYVVLDHVTATWGVDGNLGVTHSDNITVQNSMLAKPLYRSVHEKGNRAYGALVRGRHGARYSFLANLWTNHRARVPRPGNYVPFLQDPDGLQIDFRNNVMLDGVGANYDDDTVTKYNFVNNYALTNWRLIEQSRYSQGYFEGNFRQGSIPADQYSMVQLGGNISRSDHEQSEPFDPGPVTTRSAHEAWEFVSSEAGAWPRDEHDTYVLQELVNYHAEHIEGSEAPYSLPAWWRTGRIDHQDEVGGLPNLETARLPADSNQNGIPDWWEEEHGLDSSDPDLAVRDDNGNGYTNIEDYLNWLANPDGLFLDRHPRYGGEIDYVPQPPDLIQPHQHAANVDLSPHFLWSTSESSDQYQLRIYEGINAERLVVDTTLAETGLHYPGELQPNETYTWAVRGISPDGEPGIWSSSRMFFTRHVTSAGSEEAVTEYRLDANYPNPFNPSTLIGFAIPERGHVTLEVFDLTGRRVATLVDETREVGHHTVTFDASQLTSGVYLYRMQTDRFVTTRKLTLIK
- the argJ gene encoding bifunctional glutamate N-acetyltransferase/amino-acid acetyltransferase ArgJ is translated as MIKNITNVRGFTCWGAHSGVKSLRRDLAIIYSDVPASVGAVFTQNQVIAEPIKISREHVKNGLAQAIVVNAGNANACTGEQGYEGAQAMVKTLAESLEIDEDLVIVSSTGVIGEPFPTEDIVEGIRENAPKLTNRSSAGSFAANAILTTDTFAKEGFLEFTLDGREVNMAGIAKGSGMIHPNMATMLGFIVTDADIEPKLLQKAVSEAVDDTFNMITVDGDTSTNDMVAVLANGKAGNDRLTNANHADYKVFRNKLREMMQHLAKLIISDGEGSSKFVEYRVENAPDKAVARKLARNISSSNLVKTAMFGRDPNWGRIVSAAGNAGVPFDYTTVDLYLGNEKERVKVLAKGKPVKYDRNFMKKLLRESHISVKMDMCDGDATAVAWGSDLTTDYVLFNSVYTT
- a CDS encoding SLC13 family permease — translated: MADSMDAEILIVLTIMGLTVIFLVTEIIRIDVTALLAMLALSWTGILSTSEALSGFSSNAVVAMIAVMIMGEGISRTGIMSRFSKAVLRKVGTGKTGILGVFSLSVGTLSGVIQNIGAAALFLPSILDISRRIKISASELIMPIGFAAIIGGTLTMVGSGHLILTNDLLQNADLEPYGLFAVTPVGIALLLAAILFFLLFGKFVLPQGSGEARQELTEQEKLIDAFSLSQNIRYFRIPGESPLIGKTVEESGVWRDYALNILALSHDQYADYAPWRETRFEQDQTLALYGDDERIKEFVSVHKLEPASDHHMFHSLDDPDESGFVEVVVPPRSELVGQTIRKFSMRKRYAVEPLMIFSQGRKIQGDISDHEIQPGDTFIIYGPWPHIRDLQNSDPFVVVTPFEVAPRDRSGTVPAVGSFLLAIGLAMSGFSISIAFLTGAIAMVLSRVMTIQDAYKAIEWKVVFLLVGLIPLGVAMQNSGAAEFLARNVMIVVEGSHIYLLLLTVALLSTIFSLVMSNVGAVVVLAPLVVSIGTLAGVDPRPLVLLAAVSAGNSFVLPTHQVNALLMTAGGYRTSDYFKAGGGMTIVFLFVAVTFFYFTFF
- a CDS encoding DUF4870 domain-containing protein — protein: MSRSEVSRQIREKRSALGWSQDLLAEKAGVNIRTIQRIEAGDTTPRGDTLQRIAEALGVATGQLTRAEEGDTGRYLHFINLSLLGMYVHFLLWILAPLLIWVVLKDRDRAVDRAGKQILNYQFTVILLVILISVLSAWFYQSPLYYHIAWSEWGRGWTRAPFPNHMFLITLGYVWNIVMVGYNSWRIRQKKSLKYFPAIPWGATRRFFRELLRKAGNP